From the genome of Gemmatimonadaceae bacterium, one region includes:
- a CDS encoding Ku protein, with the protein MATIWKGTLSIGLVTVPVELKRAIRDNDRIQFHMLHDDDMAPIHYQRVCTADGTEVPWNDVVKGYEYRKGKFIVLTNEDFKTAALSASSTVAVREFVPESSIDPRYFETPYFLIPGKGGEMAYAVMREAIRKTQTIGLGTIVIHQREHIAGLKAVGNALVLELMRFADELVDESDYAFPSTKEVRQAELNMAQQLIDGLKAAFQPERYRDQYHANLMKIIKSKMKGTHASLEEPETAKGDDKVIDLMQRLQQSLAGAGKHGRTGARRGRTAARRTRTTRKRAARSA; encoded by the coding sequence GTGGCGACGATCTGGAAAGGCACGCTCAGCATCGGATTGGTGACGGTCCCCGTCGAGCTCAAACGCGCGATTCGCGACAACGACCGCATCCAGTTTCACATGCTTCACGACGACGACATGGCGCCGATCCATTATCAACGGGTCTGCACCGCCGACGGCACCGAAGTGCCCTGGAATGACGTCGTCAAAGGCTACGAATACCGCAAGGGCAAGTTCATCGTGCTGACCAACGAGGACTTCAAGACCGCCGCGCTGTCCGCATCGTCCACGGTCGCCGTCCGCGAATTCGTGCCCGAGTCGTCGATCGATCCTCGCTACTTCGAAACGCCCTACTTTCTCATCCCGGGCAAAGGCGGCGAGATGGCCTACGCGGTGATGCGGGAGGCGATCCGGAAGACCCAGACGATTGGGTTAGGCACGATCGTGATCCATCAACGCGAGCACATCGCTGGACTCAAAGCGGTGGGTAACGCCCTCGTGCTCGAGCTGATGCGCTTTGCCGATGAGCTCGTCGACGAGAGCGATTACGCCTTCCCGTCGACAAAAGAGGTGCGTCAGGCCGAGTTGAACATGGCACAGCAACTGATCGACGGTCTCAAGGCGGCGTTTCAACCGGAGCGGTACCGCGATCAGTACCATGCCAACCTGATGAAGATCATCAAGTCGAAGATGAAAGGCACGCACGCATCGCTCGAGGAGCCCGAGACGGCCAAGGGCGACGACAAGGTGATCGACCTGATGCAGCGCCTGCAGCAGAGCCTTGCGGGCGCCGGGAAGCACGGCAGAACCGGCGCACGACGCGGCCGGACCGCGGCGCGCCGCACGCGCACGACGAGAAAGCGCGCCGCGCGGTCGGCCTGA
- a CDS encoding DinB family protein, producing the protein MRYDFLVETYKTERIKTLSVWSQIPDARMSFRPEPRARTPLEHMVHQCVSEDTWMRTMLGITVPLPMLPPLESRLSFLEHYAAASAVRLTELERKPDEWFEATTTFFDTQRSRAWVLTRRLTHSSHHRGQLTVYLRLWGQPLYSTYGPSADTGGLFQNNAAVIYRYRTIGHLLQAEAAGGEFPALPGPGQQAPTERPDS; encoded by the coding sequence GTGCGATACGACTTTCTCGTCGAGACGTATAAGACCGAGCGCATCAAGACGTTGAGCGTCTGGTCGCAGATTCCGGACGCACGCATGTCCTTTCGCCCGGAACCCCGTGCCCGGACGCCGCTCGAGCACATGGTCCACCAGTGCGTGAGCGAGGACACCTGGATGCGGACGATGCTCGGCATCACCGTCCCGTTGCCGATGCTGCCCCCGCTGGAGAGCCGGCTGTCCTTTCTCGAACACTACGCCGCCGCGTCCGCCGTGCGCCTAACAGAACTCGAGCGTAAGCCGGACGAGTGGTTCGAGGCGACCACCACGTTCTTCGACACACAGCGGTCGCGCGCCTGGGTGCTCACACGCCGCCTCACTCATTCCTCGCACCACCGCGGACAGCTCACCGTTTACCTTCGACTCTGGGGACAGCCGCTCTACTCGACGTACGGTCCCAGTGCCGACACGGGCGGCCTGTTCCAGAACAACGCGGCCGTCATCTATCGCTATCGGACCATCGGGCACCTGCTGCAAGCGGAGGCTGCGGGCGGCGAGTTCCCTGCGCTGCCCGGTCCCGGCCAACAGGCACCCACCGAGCGCCCAGACAGTTAG
- a CDS encoding HNH endonuclease — MTLKPLVPLSRTRPSARRRRSPARAHQQHTSLPTSRTAYTNTRQWLLDRHGAVCTYCERRVHPDAITLDHVTPRRGQTAYDRRDNLVLACPDCNAQKADKPILAFLLARRDRAVNLLRFGEHLSPMLLDLARQIAGPEGVARAERLSDPDYPYKD; from the coding sequence ATCACCCTCAAGCCCCTTGTACCACTGAGTCGCACCCGCCCATCCGCGCGCAGACGCCGCAGTCCCGCGCGAGCACACCAGCAGCACACCTCGCTGCCAACAAGTCGTACCGCTTACACGAACACGCGTCAGTGGCTGCTCGATCGCCACGGTGCCGTATGTACGTACTGCGAACGACGCGTTCATCCCGATGCGATCACGCTCGATCACGTGACGCCACGCCGCGGCCAGACTGCCTATGATCGCCGCGACAACCTCGTTCTCGCCTGTCCTGACTGCAATGCGCAGAAGGCAGACAAGCCGATCCTCGCGTTCCTCCTCGCACGCCGCGATCGCGCGGTGAACCTGCTCCGCTTTGGCGAGCACCTCAGTCCCATGCTGCTCGACCTTGCCCGGCAGATCGCCGGACCCGAAGGTGTTGCGCGCGCCGAGCGGTTGTCCGACCCGGACTATCCGTACAAGGACTGA
- a CDS encoding amidohydrolase family protein has protein sequence MMLARWAAAGLMLAAAASVRVRAQGARPTLSPAVREVVAIDTNIVALTHVRVIDGTGAPARADQTVIVRDGRITQIGAAAAVAVPSGARVLDLTGKSVIPGLVMVHEHLFYPTGPGVYGNVAESFVRLYLAGGVTSMRTGGNMNGYGDIGLARSIARGEKPGPWIDATAPYLEGPGLGLDQIHELTGPDDARRMVDFWADAGATSFKVYMHITRAELGAAVAEAHRRGLKVTGHLCSVTYREAASLGIDNLEHGFFVSTDFVPNKQPDVCPGQNTGLATIATLTPDSARVRDLIKFLVDHHVAITSTLTVFETFTPGRPMPRGLDVLDPILREQFEQRYAATQRDTTRRFEAIFAHARALEVAFMRAGGLLLSGTDPTGGGGVVPGFSNQRELELLVESGLTPLEAIKVGTLNGATYLGRAKDVGSIARGKQADLLVIDGDPSTNIADVEHVEMVFRDGIGYDPQKLIASVKGKVGLF, from the coding sequence ATGATGCTCGCACGCTGGGCCGCCGCGGGACTGATGCTCGCCGCGGCAGCTTCCGTTCGTGTTCGCGCGCAAGGGGCGCGGCCGACGCTGTCGCCCGCGGTCCGGGAAGTCGTCGCGATCGACACCAACATCGTCGCCCTCACGCACGTGCGCGTGATCGACGGCACGGGTGCGCCGGCGCGCGCCGACCAGACGGTAATCGTGCGCGACGGACGCATCACGCAGATCGGCGCGGCAGCCGCCGTTGCCGTGCCGTCCGGCGCGCGCGTCCTGGATCTCACCGGCAAATCGGTGATCCCCGGACTGGTGATGGTGCACGAGCACCTGTTCTATCCCACCGGCCCCGGCGTCTACGGAAACGTCGCCGAGAGCTTCGTGCGCCTCTATCTCGCCGGCGGTGTGACGTCGATGCGTACCGGCGGCAACATGAACGGCTACGGCGACATCGGGCTCGCGCGCTCGATCGCGCGCGGTGAGAAGCCGGGACCGTGGATCGACGCCACGGCGCCGTATCTCGAGGGGCCTGGGTTAGGCCTCGATCAGATACACGAGCTCACCGGACCGGACGATGCGCGCCGCATGGTCGACTTCTGGGCCGACGCCGGCGCGACGTCCTTCAAGGTGTACATGCACATCACCCGCGCCGAGCTCGGTGCGGCGGTCGCCGAAGCGCATCGGCGCGGACTGAAGGTGACCGGCCACTTGTGCTCGGTCACATACCGCGAAGCGGCTTCGTTAGGCATCGACAACCTGGAGCACGGATTCTTCGTGTCCACGGATTTCGTGCCGAACAAGCAACCGGATGTCTGCCCGGGGCAGAACACGGGACTCGCGACCATCGCTACCCTCACCCCGGACTCGGCGCGCGTACGCGACCTCATCAAGTTTCTCGTGGACCATCACGTCGCGATCACGAGCACGCTCACGGTGTTCGAAACGTTCACGCCGGGCCGGCCCATGCCGCGCGGGCTCGACGTGCTCGACCCGATCCTGCGGGAGCAGTTCGAACAGCGCTACGCCGCGACGCAGCGCGACACGACGCGGCGCTTCGAGGCGATCTTTGCGCACGCACGCGCCCTCGAAGTCGCATTCATGCGCGCGGGCGGACTGCTGCTGTCGGGCACTGACCCGACCGGCGGTGGCGGCGTCGTCCCCGGGTTCTCGAACCAGCGCGAGCTCGAACTGCTCGTCGAAAGCGGTTTGACGCCACTGGAGGCGATCAAGGTTGGCACGTTGAACGGCGCCACCTACCTCGGCCGCGCTAAAGACGTCGGTTCGATCGCCCGGGGCAAGCAGGCGGACCTCCTCGTGATCGATGGAGACCCGTCGACGAATATCGCCGACGTCGAGCACGTCGAGATGGTGTTCCGCGACGGCATCGGATACGATCCGCAAAAACTCATCGCGTCCGTGAAGGGAAAAGTCGGGCTGTTCTAA
- a CDS encoding YceI family protein: MAVSAGLVIGTAIITLAAPPARSSELGARMRSVPRTHAPVHLVVGPKYNSARYFVREQLASINFPSDAVGVTDGVSGGISVDDQGQIGSDSKFVVDITKLKSDRSMRDGYIQHRTLQTDQYPTVTLVPKQFQGLPSPIPDTGKVTFTLLGDLTVRGVTRPTSWAVTAYLRNGEVRGTASTGFTFDDFKLDKPRVGSVLSVADSIHLVYDFDLVPASGS; this comes from the coding sequence GTGGCAGTGAGTGCGGGGCTGGTCATCGGGACGGCAATCATCACCCTGGCCGCGCCGCCGGCGCGCTCGAGCGAGCTCGGCGCACGCATGCGTTCAGTCCCTCGCACACACGCGCCGGTGCACCTCGTCGTCGGTCCGAAGTACAACTCGGCGCGCTACTTCGTGCGCGAGCAGCTGGCGAGCATCAATTTCCCGAGCGACGCCGTCGGCGTCACGGATGGCGTTTCCGGCGGCATCTCGGTCGACGACCAAGGACAGATCGGGTCCGACTCGAAGTTCGTCGTCGACATTACGAAGCTGAAGAGCGACCGGTCGATGCGCGATGGCTACATCCAACACCGCACGCTGCAGACCGATCAATATCCCACGGTGACGCTGGTGCCGAAGCAGTTTCAGGGTCTGCCGTCGCCCATTCCGGATACCGGCAAGGTGACGTTCACGTTGCTTGGCGATCTCACCGTGCGCGGCGTGACGCGGCCCACGAGCTGGGCGGTGACGGCATACTTGCGAAACGGCGAAGTGCGCGGCACGGCATCCACCGGCTTCACGTTCGACGACTTCAAGCTCGACAAGCCCAGGGTCGGCTCGGTGCTGAGCGTGGCGGACAGCATCCACCTGGTGTACGATTTCGATCTGGTCCCGGCGTCGGGGTCCTGA
- a CDS encoding cyanophycinase → MPEYAVRRIARRTSIILLGVAVAAWAHAAAGAVPSSGIGSAPSPKGTLFIVGGGEQPKELVQAFVDLAGGTRARIAVVPTATEESAEAGKEKVDELRGYGAQAFVIDVSRAEAQSDSIVKLIGTATGIWFGGGDQVKLADSLVGTAALRAMLARYEAGAVVGGTSAGAAVLSDSMITGNQKRPDADSVGYYGDEFPNIARGAIQIKPGFGFIRNAIVDMHFIRRERANRLLEVVLERPSLLGVGIDEGTAVRVDPDGKWTVLGRSAAIVLDARDARVTGSAAPRLGASGVHLSLLPAGSTYDPRTGRATLPTS, encoded by the coding sequence ATGCCTGAATACGCTGTCCGCCGCATCGCACGTCGCACATCCATCATTTTGCTCGGCGTCGCGGTCGCTGCGTGGGCACATGCGGCTGCCGGCGCCGTTCCGTCATCGGGGATCGGGAGCGCACCATCGCCCAAGGGAACGCTCTTCATCGTGGGCGGCGGCGAACAGCCGAAGGAGCTGGTGCAGGCGTTCGTTGATCTGGCCGGGGGAACGCGCGCCCGCATTGCGGTCGTGCCGACGGCAACCGAAGAGTCGGCGGAGGCCGGGAAGGAAAAGGTGGACGAGCTGCGCGGCTATGGCGCGCAGGCGTTCGTGATCGACGTCTCGCGCGCTGAAGCGCAGAGCGATTCGATCGTGAAATTGATCGGCACGGCCACCGGCATCTGGTTTGGCGGCGGCGACCAGGTCAAGCTGGCCGATTCGTTAGTCGGGACGGCGGCGTTGCGTGCGATGCTGGCGCGCTACGAGGCCGGCGCCGTGGTGGGCGGGACATCGGCGGGCGCGGCGGTGCTCAGCGACTCGATGATCACCGGCAACCAGAAGCGGCCCGACGCGGACAGCGTGGGCTACTACGGGGACGAGTTCCCGAACATCGCGCGCGGCGCGATCCAGATCAAGCCGGGCTTCGGGTTCATCCGCAACGCGATCGTGGACATGCATTTCATCCGCCGCGAGCGCGCGAACCGGCTTCTCGAGGTGGTGCTGGAACGGCCATCACTGTTAGGCGTGGGCATCGATGAGGGCACGGCGGTGCGCGTCGATCCCGACGGGAAGTGGACGGTGCTCGGCCGGAGTGCGGCCATCGTGCTCGACGCGCGGGACGCGCGCGTGACGGGCTCGGCGGCCCCGCGCCTCGGCGCGTCCGGCGTTCATCTCTCTCTGCTGCCCGCCGGCAGCACGTACGACCCGCGGACCGGACGCGCAACGCTTCCAACGTCCTGA